A single window of Halotalea alkalilenta DNA harbors:
- the hemF gene encoding oxygen-dependent coproporphyrinogen oxidase, which yields MTTPSPAAMLSSVEHYLTGLQERLCLELANEDGEAGFIEECWTRPQGGGGRTRVITDGAVFEKGGVNFSHVHGGELPPSASASRPSLAGRGFSAMGVSWVLHPRNPFVPTSHGNVRFFLAEKEGEAPVWWFGGGIDLTPYYPEREDVLHWHRVARDACAPFGDDCYPRFKAWCDDYFMLRHRNETRGVGGLFFDDLNEPGFDKSFAFMRSVGDAFLPAYLPIVQRRRTTPFGERERDFQAHRRGRYVEFNLVYDRGTLFGLQSGGRTESILMSMPPVAQWSYGYAAEPGSAEARLNDFLRPRDWLGEAGNEVDGAYGELL from the coding sequence ATGACCACACCCTCTCCGGCCGCCATGCTATCCAGCGTCGAGCACTATCTGACCGGCCTGCAGGAGCGACTTTGCTTGGAGCTCGCCAATGAAGACGGAGAAGCCGGCTTCATCGAGGAGTGCTGGACCCGCCCCCAGGGCGGCGGTGGGCGCACTCGCGTGATCACTGACGGAGCCGTGTTCGAAAAAGGGGGAGTGAACTTCTCCCATGTCCACGGTGGCGAGCTGCCGCCCTCGGCGAGCGCCTCGCGCCCTTCACTCGCGGGGCGAGGCTTCTCGGCGATGGGGGTCTCCTGGGTGCTGCACCCACGCAACCCCTTCGTGCCCACCAGCCATGGCAACGTGCGCTTCTTTCTGGCCGAGAAGGAGGGAGAGGCCCCGGTATGGTGGTTCGGTGGCGGCATCGACCTCACGCCCTACTATCCTGAGCGCGAAGACGTGCTGCACTGGCATCGCGTCGCCCGCGATGCCTGTGCGCCCTTCGGTGATGACTGCTACCCGCGCTTCAAGGCCTGGTGTGATGATTACTTCATGCTCAGGCATCGTAATGAAACCCGCGGGGTCGGTGGGCTTTTCTTCGACGACTTGAACGAGCCCGGCTTCGACAAGAGCTTCGCTTTCATGCGCTCGGTCGGCGACGCCTTCCTGCCCGCCTACCTGCCGATCGTCCAGCGTCGTCGCACGACGCCGTTCGGCGAGCGCGAGCGTGACTTCCAGGCCCATCGCCGTGGTCGATACGTCGAATTCAACCTGGTCTACGATCGCGGCACGCTGTTCGGGCTGCAAAGCGGAGGGCGCACCGAATCGATCCTGATGTCGATGCCGCCGGTCGCGCAATGGAGCTACGGTTATGCCGCCGAGCCCGGCAGTGCCGAGGCGAGGCTTAACGATTTCCTGAGACCGCGCGACTGGCTGGGAGAAGCGGGCAATGAGGTCGATGGCGCCT